Proteins co-encoded in one Rutidosis leptorrhynchoides isolate AG116_Rl617_1_P2 unplaced genomic scaffold, CSIRO_AGI_Rlap_v1 contig489, whole genome shotgun sequence genomic window:
- the LOC139884004 gene encoding probable flavin-containing monooxygenase 1 gives MATEKKVGIIGAGISGILACKNVLAKGFVPIVFESRSKLGGVLTETIKSTWLQSPKTLYEFSYFRLPDSVKIEHILLIIKFSNYEGPSDEEMQVWSLWGGNGEPFSGKGKWTIKVQDIKAPSTHDNEMQTYEVDFLIPCTGISSDVPNIPEFLADQSTSIFQGKVLHSKDYYAMDHETAAKFIKGKRIVVVVPEIRN, from the exons ATGGCAACAGAGAAGAAAGTTGGAATCATTGGAGCTGGTATTTCGGGCATTCTTGCCTGTAAAAATGTCCTTGCAAAGGGTTTCGTACCAATTGTTTTCGAATCCAGAAGTAAACTTGGAGGGGTCTTGACCGAAACCATCAAGTCCACATGGCTTCAATCTCCAAAAACATTGTATGAATTCTCTTACTTTCGGTTGCCGGATTCTGTAAAGATTGAGCATATCCTCCTCATCATCAAGTTCTCGA ACTATGAAGGTCCCTCCGACGAAGAGATGCAGGTGTGGAGTCTTTGGGGAGGCAATGGCGAGCCCTTTAGCGGCAAAGGGAAGTGGACCATTAAAGTACAAGACATCAAAGCTCCATCAACTCATGACAAT GAG ATGCAGACTTATGAAGTGGATTTTTTGATCCCCTGTACTGGGATTTCAAGTGACGTGCCCAATATTCCGGAATTTCTGGCAGATCAAAGTACTTCAATATTTCAGGGTAAGGTTTTACACTCCAAAGATTACTATGCCATGGATCATGAAACCGCTGCAAAATTCATTAAAGGGAAGAGAATAGTTGTCGTCGTTCCAGAAATCAGGAATTGA